From Zavarzinella sp., one genomic window encodes:
- a CDS encoding SDR family NAD(P)-dependent oxidoreductase, translating into MGRSRELAGMRILITGASQGIGRAMALLAAQRGMRVLATARKLELLQELAAQAGSGTLIPIQADIAVAADREKMVQAAQEHFGGLDILVNNAGIGATGHFADSDPEVLRQIMETNFFGTVETTRAFLPMLTNTGKLPAVVNVSSILGKRAIPGRSLYSASKFALEGWTQAIRAEFARFGIDVITINPGLTQTNFSQNMLESKAKMSLDHKRGMTSEEVAEATLNAIAKGKKSVNLTRDGKLLLFANRFMPGLIDRIAAKKVRKLFADEMKEREAKKAS; encoded by the coding sequence ATGGGTCGCAGTAGAGAACTGGCAGGGATGAGGATTCTGATTACTGGTGCATCCCAGGGGATTGGCCGGGCAATGGCACTGCTGGCAGCCCAACGTGGCATGCGGGTGCTGGCCACCGCACGCAAACTGGAATTGCTGCAGGAACTGGCAGCCCAGGCGGGCTCTGGCACGTTAATTCCGATTCAGGCAGATATTGCCGTGGCGGCAGACCGCGAAAAAATGGTGCAGGCCGCCCAGGAGCATTTTGGCGGGCTCGATATTCTGGTAAATAACGCAGGGATTGGTGCCACCGGCCACTTTGCTGATTCTGACCCGGAAGTGCTGCGGCAGATCATGGAAACTAACTTTTTTGGCACAGTGGAAACTACCCGCGCGTTTCTGCCCATGCTGACAAATACGGGTAAACTGCCCGCGGTTGTCAACGTTTCCTCGATTCTAGGGAAACGGGCGATTCCTGGCCGTTCATTGTATTCTGCCAGTAAATTTGCACTCGAAGGGTGGACGCAGGCGATTCGGGCCGAGTTTGCCCGCTTTGGCATTGATGTGATTACCATCAACCCAGGATTAACGCAGACCAACTTCTCCCAGAATATGCTGGAAAGCAAAGCGAAGATGTCGCTCGACCATAAACGGGGGATGACTTCGGAAGAAGTTGCCGAAGCCACCCTGAATGCGATTGCGAAAGGCAAAAAATCGGTGAATCTGACCCGCGATGGAAAGTTGCTGCTGTTTGCAAACCGTTTTATGCCCGGCCTCATCGACCGCATCGCCGCTAAGAAAGTGCGAAAACTGTTTGCGGATGAGATGAAAGAACGGGAAGCGAAGAAAGCATCGTAA